Proteins encoded within one genomic window of Aspergillus nidulans FGSC A4 chromosome VII:
- a CDS encoding putative mitochondrial carrier protein (transcript_id=CADANIAT00009140) translates to MSEDDYELDAYQLYLKYEESPPKEDWRKVALRGPALPTIGNAVAGAVGAAASNLATYPLSLIIARLQTQKRRGRRASDEQKHEDGDEYAGIVDAARKIYSKEGISGLYSGLVQDTLKSVLDAFLFFLAYEFFRQRRIAARYGSQRKSRHKVLPVLDELAVGVLAGAFSKFFTTPLSNIVARKQTSKTSASSSQIASKILSEKGIAGFWSGYSASLILTLNPSITFFLNGILKSVLRRSKGAPSSAAVKFLIAALSKSAASSITYPFSMAKTRSQVSGSSSRSKDEGTNASDDNDSDEIFFVPSIISSVITIARTEGVSELYAGLRGEVLKGFFSHGFTMLAKDAVYSGIVRAYYLILILSRRYPSPEELLEAARERAEEYAEAAREGAKDLAEKAKSNTEEILDSHTGSAAVDMTSNTNPVNVDALGSNETAELVGDYVEDEAREWKSLYHWFWEKEKFGK, encoded by the exons ATGTCAGAAGACGATTATGAACTG GATGCTTATCAACTGTATCTTAAATATGAAGAGAGTCCGCCAAAAGAAGATTGGAGAAAAGTGGCGCTTCGAGGACCGGCGTTACCAACCATAGGGaatgctgttgctggtgcCGTTGGCGCTGCAGCGTCGAACCTTGCCACTTATCCGTTAAGCCTTATCATTGCGAGATTGCAAACCCAGAAGCGACGGGGACGGAGAGCAAGCGATGAACAGAAACAcgaagatggtgatgagTATGCTGGGATAGTGGATGCAGCGCGGAAAATATACTCGAAGGAGGGCATCAGCGGTCTTTATTCTGGCCTTGTGCAGGACACGCTCAAAAGTGTGCTTGATGCGTTTTTGTTCTTCTTAGCGTACGAGTTTTTTAGGCAGCGGAGGATTGCTGCGAGGTACGGTTCGCAGCGCAAATCAAGGCATAAGGTATTGCCTGTTCTTGATGAATTGGCTGTCGGAGTGCTGGCTGGGGCGTTTTCCAAATTCTTCACGACGCCTTTATCGAACATCGTGGCCCGGAAACAGACGTCGAAGACTTCAGCTAGCTCGTCGCAAATTGCGTCAAAGATTCTCTCGGAGAAGGGTATTGCAGGGTTCTGGTCCGGGTACTCCGCCTCGCTTATCCTCACGTTGAATCCGTCCATcaccttcttcctcaacggGATTCTGAAATCCGTTCTTCGCCGGAGCAAGGGGGCTCCTTCGTCTGCAGCCGTCAAGTTCTTGATTGCCGCTCTCAGCAAGTCAGCAGCGTCCTCGATCACATACCCTTTTTCAATGGCAAAGACTCGTTCCCAAGTATCGGGTTCTAGTTCGAGATCCAAAGATGAAGGAACAAACGCGAGTGATGACAATGATTCAGATGAGATCTTCTTTGTGCCATCGATCATATCTAGCGTCATCACCATAGCTCGAACTGAGGGGGTCTCTGAGTTGTACGCCGGCCTCCGCGGAGAAGTACTCAAAGGGTTCTTCTCCCATGGATTCACAATGCTTGCAAAAGATGCTGTCTACTCTGGAATTGTCCGGGCTTATTATCTCATTCTCATTCTGAGCAGACGGTATCCTAGCCCTGAGGAACTGCTTGAAGCGGCCCGAGAACGGGCTGAAGAATATGCTGAGGCAGCTCGAGAAGGCGCAAAGGATCTTGcagagaaggcgaagagtaACACAGAAGAAATACTGGACAGCCACACTGGCAGTGCAGCAGTCGACATGACATCTAATACTAATCCGGTTAATGTTGACGCGCTGGGATCAAATGAAACGGCGGAGTTGGTCGGTGATTAtgtggaggacgaggcgagAGAGTGGAAGAGCCTGTATCATTGGTTctgggagaaggagaaatttGGTAAATAG